Proteins from a single region of Cupriavidus sp. MP-37:
- a CDS encoding DUF1302 family protein — MMQGGRLPVRRPGHAVPAMKSIPALLLGLGIGLAPAAAMAVNTEAPEPAPTASTIAQASAAGGEPATPVDDERGFVHGFRFGGYARTWASWNLEDHPEIPQRSAGSLQMLRGSLSLNAEATTGPLKWKAIGRADKEVNTSYQRDLEEANRRNSPGGPGSNLMKQYDKAELRELYVDMDPTERVHLRLGKQQVVWGETDFFHPTDLIHGFDYRWRSFLESDNDELRKPLWLINAKIDVPEADGSLQLVLRPGIDRERDIGNSYDLYGGRWAAQPYKGVDFLAPGFLNYDRRHPAGDTHNPTGGLRWTGLAGPVNYAVSYLKTYKPDPVVNSAFAPYQKAPTGGLGDFIFPKMDVYDVSVSGQIPGLDAVVTGEVAYQRNVAYNVGSNFMNGALPGFGGIIRKDAVLTTLRFDKQLRLMEWLGTNQASFFSVQVFDTWLPGYKRSDDIVEQVGFGARLREHTTLITSFIQLNYLNSRLNPGLAVGMDVTNGDAFVIPSVSFQIGNHWRLLAEANLFFPKHTRKPGQVESSTHTLGDFARNSQFMLRATYQF; from the coding sequence ATGATGCAAGGAGGAAGGCTGCCCGTGCGGCGGCCGGGACACGCCGTGCCCGCGATGAAGAGCATTCCCGCCCTATTGCTGGGCCTGGGCATTGGCCTCGCCCCGGCGGCTGCCATGGCGGTGAACACCGAAGCGCCGGAACCGGCGCCTACCGCCAGCACGATCGCACAGGCGTCCGCGGCGGGGGGCGAGCCGGCCACGCCGGTGGATGACGAGCGCGGATTCGTTCACGGTTTCCGCTTCGGCGGTTATGCGCGGACCTGGGCCTCCTGGAACCTGGAGGATCATCCGGAGATCCCGCAACGCAGCGCGGGCTCCCTTCAGATGCTGCGCGGGTCGCTGTCACTGAATGCCGAGGCAACGACCGGGCCGCTGAAGTGGAAGGCCATAGGGCGCGCCGACAAAGAGGTCAATACCTCGTACCAGCGCGACCTCGAGGAGGCCAATCGCAGGAACTCTCCGGGCGGTCCGGGCAGCAACCTGATGAAGCAGTACGACAAGGCGGAGCTTCGTGAACTCTATGTCGACATGGATCCGACGGAGCGCGTGCATCTGCGCCTCGGCAAACAGCAGGTGGTGTGGGGCGAGACCGATTTCTTCCACCCGACGGACCTGATCCACGGCTTTGACTACCGCTGGCGTTCGTTTCTGGAAAGCGATAACGACGAACTCAGAAAGCCGCTCTGGCTGATCAACGCCAAGATCGATGTGCCGGAGGCCGATGGCTCGCTGCAACTGGTCCTGCGCCCCGGCATCGATCGCGAACGCGATATCGGCAACAGCTATGACCTCTACGGCGGCCGCTGGGCCGCACAGCCGTACAAGGGCGTCGATTTCCTCGCACCGGGCTTCCTGAACTACGACCGCCGCCATCCGGCGGGAGATACCCACAATCCGACTGGGGGCCTGCGCTGGACCGGCCTCGCGGGACCGGTCAACTACGCCGTTTCTTACCTGAAGACCTATAAGCCGGACCCGGTGGTGAACTCCGCCTTTGCGCCGTACCAGAAGGCGCCGACTGGCGGGCTTGGCGATTTCATCTTTCCCAAGATGGATGTGTACGACGTCAGCGTCAGCGGCCAGATCCCCGGCCTGGATGCGGTCGTGACCGGCGAGGTCGCTTACCAGCGCAACGTTGCCTACAACGTCGGCAGCAACTTCATGAACGGGGCGCTGCCCGGCTTTGGCGGGATCATCCGCAAGGATGCCGTGTTGACCACGCTGCGTTTCGACAAGCAATTGCGGCTGATGGAGTGGTTGGGCACGAACCAGGCGTCGTTCTTCTCGGTCCAGGTATTCGACACCTGGCTGCCAGGCTACAAGCGCTCCGACGACATCGTCGAGCAGGTTGGCTTCGGCGCCCGTCTGCGCGAGCACACCACGCTGATCACCTCGTTCATCCAGCTGAATTACCTCAACAGCCGGCTCAATCCCGGCCTGGCCGTCGGTATGGATGTCACCAACGGCGATGCGTTCGTGATTCCCAGCGTCTCGTTCCAGATCGGCAATCACTGGCGCTTGCTGGCCGAGGCCAATCTCTTCTTCCCCAAGCACACCAGGAAGCCGGGCCAGGTCGAGAGTTCGACCCACACCCTCGGCGACTTCGCACGCAACAGCCAGTTCATGCTGCGGGCGACCTATCAGTTCTGA